The segment GGGGCAGCGCCTCGGCCCCGGTCAGCACGGTGTCGAGCTGGCGTCCTCCGTGGTTGGACACGATCACACCCGCCGCCCCCACGTCGACCGCCCGAGCGGCGTCGTCCGGGCGCAGGATCCCCTTCAGCAGCAGCGGCATCCCGGCGGCCTCGGCGAAGGTGTGCACGTCGTCCCAGGTGAGCGTGGGGTCGTGCATGGCGAAGATCTGCTCGGTGGTGAGCGGAGCACCGCCGGGGTTGAGCGCGATCGGGTGCGTGACGCTGAACCCCGTGCGCCTGTCGCGCTCGCGCCACCCCGCCACGGGGAAGTCGACCGTGAGCACGAGCGCCTCGTAGCCGGACTCCTTCGCCTCGGCCACCAGGTCGAGCGAGACCTGCCGGTCCTTGAACACGTAGAGCTGGAACCAACGGTCCGGGCCCGCCACCCGCGCGACGTCGGCCGGCGACGTGGTGGTCTGCGACGACAGCACGAACGTGGAGCCGGTGGCGGCCGCGGCCCGGGCCGTGCCGCGCTCGGCGTCCTCGTGGGCGTGCCGCTGGTAGGCCATCGGCGCCACCACCACCGGGTGCGAGCGACGTCGGCCCAGCAGGTCGACCGACAGGTCCCGCTCACCGACGTCGACGAGCACCCGCGGCGCGAGCCGCACGTCGCTCCAGCTGGTCTCGTTGGCACGCAGCGTGATCTCGTCCCCCGCACCGCCCGCGAAGTAGCCGTGCGCGCCCGCGCCGAGCAGGTCCTCGAGGTCCATGGCTCGAGGCTAGGTCACGCGCGGAACCGCGCGAGGAACGCCGCGGTGCGCGGGTCCTGCGGGGCCTCGAACAGCTGTTCCGGCGGACCGATCTCGACGATCTCGCCGTCGGCCAGGAAGGCCACGACGTCGCTCGCCTCGCGTGCGAACGACATCTCGTGCGTGGCCATGACCACGGCGATGCCGTCGGCCCGCAGGCCGCGGACGACGTCGAGGACCTCACCGACCAGCAGGGGGTCGAGCGCCGACGTGATCTCGTCGAGCAGCAGCACCTCGGGATCCATCGCCAGGGCGCGGGCCAGCGCGACTCGCTGCTGCTGACCACCGGACAAGGAGTCCGGGTACGCCGACGCCTTGTCGGCCAGGCCCACCCGGTCGAGCAGCGCGAGGGCCCGCGTCCGGGCGTCGGCCGTCGACACGCCCGCCGCCTTCGTCGGCGCGAGCACGAGGTTCTGCAGCACGCTGAGGTGCGGGAAGAGGTTGTAGGCCTGGAAGACGATGCCGATGCGGCGTCGGATCGCGTCGATGTCGACGCGGGGATCGGTGATGTCCTGCTCGGACCCGGCGTCGTCGGCCAGCCAGACGGTCCCGTCGTCGACGGTCTCCAGCAGGTCGATGCACCGCAGCAACGTCGACTTCCCGCTGCCGGACGCACCGATGAGGCACACGACCTGGCCGGGCTCGACCACGAGGTCGATGCCCCTCAGCACCTCGGTGGAGCCGAACGACTTGCGCAGCTGCTCGATCCTCAGCATCAGGCACCCGCCTCCCTGCGCATGCTGCGTATCGACAGCCAGTCGGCGACCCGCGCGATGACGATGGTCGCCGCGATGAACAGCACGGCGGAGACCACGAGCGGCGTGAACACGAAGTCGCGGTTCGAGATGATGTTGGCCTGCCGCAGCGCCTCGACCAGGCCGATGGTCGACAGCAGGGCGGTGTCCTTCTGCAGCGACACGAAGTCGTTGAGCAGCGGCGGCACCTGGCGGCGCAGGGCCTGCGGCAGCACGACATGACGGAGCGTGCGCCCGTAGGACAGCCCGAGGGCGCGGCCGCTCGCCCACTGCGTCGGGTGGACCGACAGGATGCCGGCGCGGATCACCTCGGCCACGTAGGCGCCGTAGCTGAGCGTGAGCGCGACGACGCCGAGCCAGAACAGGCTGGTCGGCAGTCCCGTCAGGTTGAGCGCCGGGACGCCGAAGCCCACGAGCAGCACCACCAGCAGAGTCGGCGTGCCGCGGAAGACGTCGGTGTACACCGTGGCGATGAGCCGCAGCGGGGCCATGGCCGGCGACGGGACCACGCGCACCACCGCGACCACGAGGGCGACGACGAGGATCAGCACCTCGCACACGAGGAACAGCCGCACGTTGAGCCAGAAGGCCTCGGCGATCGGTCCGGCGGAGTCCTTCGCATCCTGCCAGTCGAAGAAGGTGCGCTGCACCCGCTCCCAGCCGGGGGCGTTCAGCACGACGAGGACCACCACGGCGAGGACCACGAGGGTGGACCCCGCCGCGACGCCCCCGCGACGCAGCGCCCGGGAGCGGCGGTACCGCTCCCGGGCCTGCTGGCGCTCGCTGGGCTGGTGGTGGGTGCTCAGGACTGGCTCAGCTCGGGCACGTCGACCTCGGTCGACAGCCACTGCGTCTGCAGCTTCTCGAGGGTGCCGTCGTCGGCGAGCGCGTCGACCGCGGCGCTCACGCACGGGGTCAGCGGCGAGTCCTTGTCGAGCAGCAGGCCGAACTCCTCGGACTCACCCGTGCGCGGCTCGAACTGGCCGACGAGCGTCGCACCGTCGAGCTCGGCGGACACGAGGTAGAACGCGGTGGGGACGTCGGCGATGATCGCGTCGACCTGGCCGTTCTGCAGCGCCTGCGCGGCCTTGGAGGTGTCGTCGTAGACGAGCGGGTCCGACGAGAGGCCGAGCTGCTCGGTGGCCTCGAGCGACGTGGTGCCGACCTGGGCACCGACCTTGGCGTCCTTCAGGTCCGCCAGCCTCGTGACGTCGGCGTACTCGGAGTCCTCGAGGGTGATCACGCCCTGCTGGGCCTTGTAGTACGGGCTGGAGAAGTCGACGACCTTCTCGCGCTCCTTCGTGATCGAGAACTGGTTGACGTCGAAGTCGAACGCCTTGTCGCCCGGCTTGACCGCCTCGTTGAAGCCCTGCGTGATCCACGTGATCTCGTCGGGCCCGAAGCCCAGCTTCTGGGCGACCGCGCGGGCGACGGCGCCCTCGTACCCCTTGCCGTTCGTCGGGTCGTCGTCGGTGAACCACGGCTCGTACGCGGGGGTGTCGGTGGCGATCGTCAGGGTTCCGGCCTCGTGCAGGTCGAGGTCGTCGCCCTGGCACTGGTCCAGCGAGACGGCGCCGGCGGAGTCGTCGGAGGAGTCCGACTCGTCGGCGGGGGCACAGGCGGTGGCGAGGGCGAGCGTGGCTGCAGCAGCG is part of the Aeromicrobium sp. Leaf245 genome and harbors:
- a CDS encoding alpha-hydroxy acid oxidase, encoding MDLEDLLGAGAHGYFAGGAGDEITLRANETSWSDVRLAPRVLVDVGERDLSVDLLGRRRSHPVVVAPMAYQRHAHEDAERGTARAAAATGSTFVLSSQTTTSPADVARVAGPDRWFQLYVFKDRQVSLDLVAEAKESGYEALVLTVDFPVAGWRERDRRTGFSVTHPIALNPGGAPLTTEQIFAMHDPTLTWDDVHTFAEAAGMPLLLKGILRPDDAARAVDVGAAGVIVSNHGGRQLDTVLTGAEALPPVVETVDGRAAVLVDGGIRRGWDVAKALCLGADAALVGRPVLWGLARDGAAGAQAVLEQLVAELDSTLALLGCPRAEDLDASFLVRR
- a CDS encoding amino acid ABC transporter ATP-binding protein, whose product is MLRIEQLRKSFGSTEVLRGIDLVVEPGQVVCLIGASGSGKSTLLRCIDLLETVDDGTVWLADDAGSEQDITDPRVDIDAIRRRIGIVFQAYNLFPHLSVLQNLVLAPTKAAGVSTADARTRALALLDRVGLADKASAYPDSLSGGQQQRVALARALAMDPEVLLLDEITSALDPLLVGEVLDVVRGLRADGIAVVMATHEMSFAREASDVVAFLADGEIVEIGPPEQLFEAPQDPRTAAFLARFRA
- a CDS encoding amino acid ABC transporter permease, translating into MAVDRGRRARAEPVLSTHHQPSERQQARERYRRSRALRRGGVAAGSTLVVLAVVVLVVLNAPGWERVQRTFFDWQDAKDSAGPIAEAFWLNVRLFLVCEVLILVVALVVAVVRVVPSPAMAPLRLIATVYTDVFRGTPTLLVVLLVGFGVPALNLTGLPTSLFWLGVVALTLSYGAYVAEVIRAGILSVHPTQWASGRALGLSYGRTLRHVVLPQALRRQVPPLLNDFVSLQKDTALLSTIGLVEALRQANIISNRDFVFTPLVVSAVLFIAATIVIARVADWLSIRSMRREAGA
- a CDS encoding ABC transporter substrate-binding protein, whose product is MRLTPLPMVAAAAAAATLALATACAPADESDSSDDSAGAVSLDQCQGDDLDLHEAGTLTIATDTPAYEPWFTDDDPTNGKGYEGAVARAVAQKLGFGPDEITWITQGFNEAVKPGDKAFDFDVNQFSITKEREKVVDFSSPYYKAQQGVITLEDSEYADVTRLADLKDAKVGAQVGTTSLEATEQLGLSSDPLVYDDTSKAAQALQNGQVDAIIADVPTAFYLVSAELDGATLVGQFEPRTGESEEFGLLLDKDSPLTPCVSAAVDALADDGTLEKLQTQWLSTEVDVPELSQS